One stretch of Phocoena phocoena chromosome 10, mPhoPho1.1, whole genome shotgun sequence DNA includes these proteins:
- the SLC22A14 gene encoding LOW QUALITY PROTEIN: solute carrier family 22 member 14 (The sequence of the model RefSeq protein was modified relative to this genomic sequence to represent the inferred CDS: substituted 1 base at 1 genomic stop codon), whose product MAKENNFKVEFKSQHHLRSFHQHGAAESPRSCSLDMLLRRLRAMEAKQDDKFTTIVDAVGEFGTFQRRLVALTFIPNILSTFFLFADIFMFTPQKPYCNTSWILAVGPNLTESERLNLTLPRAPNGSFLTCLMYLPVDWILDSIIHFGLNHRDSCQDGWIYPEVKKRSLINEFDSVCGKEPNPEIVXNMYLVGLLTWSFLFGFITDKLGRHPSILLSLLGLIIFGLGTAFVNSFHQYLFFRFGVSPAAVGYTISSASLITEWLVGMHRAHAIILGHSFFAMGVMFLTGLAYSLPHWRLLFLVSGAPVFPFISYIWILPESPRWLMMKGKLKEAKQVLCYAAGVNKTIPLSLLDKLQLPGKKVTTASILDFYCNRHLRKVTLVMCSMRFAVGCNYYMLSLRMKELGVNIHFTHVIPGMMEVPARLCCIFLLEQLNRKRSLILTFFQGALMCFLSLLLPSELKSLLVLIIVLGEFSLAATVTVFYIYTSELLPTVLRSTGLGLLSLVWAAGGISSLIVVSQNIAILPVFLCCISACVALFFCVKLPEMQDQPIPDSLKHLPPERRTLSEDMLCDDVTEEVAKNTIFNATMTNVDQDSLSNLSLQSGEEEIDKQED is encoded by the exons ATGGCAAAGGAAAACAACTTCAAGGtagagttcaaatcccagcatcATCTCAGGAGCTTCCACCAACATGGGGCAGCAGAAAGCCCCCGTTCCTGTTCTCTGGACATGCTATTACGCAGATTGAGGGCCATGGAAGCCAAGCAAGACGATAAGTTTACCACCATCGTGGATGCAGTAGGGGAGTTTGGCACATTCCAGCGGAGGCTGGTGGCCCTCACCTTCATTCCCAACATCCTGTCTACCTTCTTCTTGTTTGCTGACATCTTCATGTTCACACCACAGAAGCCCTATTGCAACACCAGCTGGATACTGGCAGTGGGCCCCAACCTGACGGAGTCTGAGCGGCTGAATCTGACCCTGCCCCGAGCACCCAATGGCAGTTTCCTGACTTGCCTCATGTACTTGCCTGTGGACTGGATTCTGGATTCTATCATCCATTTTGGGCTCAACCACAGAGACTCATGTCAAGATGGGTGGATCTATCCTGAGGTCAAGAAGCGATCACTGATCAATGAG TTTGACTCGGTGTGTGGCAAGGAACCGAATCCGGAAATCGTGTAGAACATGTACTTGGTGGGACTCTTGACATGGTCTTTCCTCTTCGGGTTCATAACTGACAA GCTGGGCCGCCACCCAAGCATCCTGCTGTCACTGCTGGGACTGATCATCTTCGGCCTCGGGACAGCCTTTGTCAACAGCTTTCACCAATATCTGTTCTTCCGCTTTGGCGTGTCCCCAGCTGCGGTGGGCTACACCATCAGCAGCGCGTCTTTAA TCACTGAGTGGCTAGTGGGCATGCACCGGGCCCACGCCATCATCCTGGGACACAGCTTTTTTGCTATGGGGGTCATGTTCCTGACAGGACTTGCCTACAGCCTTCCCCACTGGCGGCTGCTGTTTCTGGTGAGTGGGGCACCTGTGTTCCCCTTCATCTCTTATATCTG GATTCTCCCAGAGTCCCCACGGTGGCTGATGATGAAAGGGAAGCTGAAAGAGGCCAAGCAGgtgctgtgctatgcagctggtGTGAACAAGACCATTCCTTTAAGTCTGCTGGATAAG CTGCAGTTGCCTGGAAAGAAGGTGACTACGGCCTCTATCCTGGACTTCTATTGCAACAGGCACCTCCGCAAGGTGACCTTGGTGATGTGCAGCATGCG CTTTGCTGTCGGTTGCAACTATTATATGCTGAGCCTCAGGATGAAGGAATTGGGAGTGAACATCCACTTCACACACGTGATTCCTGGCATGATGGAGGTACCCGCCCGGCTGTGCTGCATCTTTCTCCTTGAGCAGTTGAACAGGAAGCGAAGCCTGATTTTGACTTTCTTCCAAGGTGCCCTCATGTGCTTCCTTAGCCTTCTGCTCCCCTCAG AGTTGAAATCCCTCTTGGTCTTGATAATCGTGCTTGGAGAGTTCAGCCTGGCCGCCACGGTCACCGTGTTCTACATCTACACTTCTGAGCTCCTCCCCACCGTCCTCAGGT CGACAGGTCTGGGGCTACTGTCTCTGGTCTGGGCGGCTGGAGGTATCTCGTCCTTGATAGTCGTCAGCCAGAACATCGCCATCCTACCCGTCTTTCTCTGCTGCATCTCAGCCTGCGTGGCTTTGTTCTTCTGTGTCAAGCTGCCAGAAATGCAAGATCAGCCCATCCCTGACAGCCTGAAGCACCTTCCCCCAGAGAGAAG GACCTTGAGCGAGGACATGTTATGTGACGATGTGACAGAGGAAGTGGCCAAGAACACCATTTTCAACGCCACGATGACAAATGTGGACCAAGACAGTCTCTCCAACCTGTCTTTGCAATCtggagaagaggaaatagacaaacAGGAGGACTGA